From the genome of Triticum aestivum cultivar Chinese Spring chromosome 3B, IWGSC CS RefSeq v2.1, whole genome shotgun sequence, one region includes:
- the LOC123066537 gene encoding potassium transporter 19, which yields MSVQAEGAAGAERIAPRDSLYGDAEKVSDDKHHGFAAGWWQTLQLAFQSIGVVYGDVGTSPLYVYSSTFPGGIRHPDDLLGVLSLILYTLVLLPMLKYVFIVLYANDNGDGGTFALYSLISRYAKIRMIPNQQAEDASVSNYSMEEPNSQMRRAQWVKHRLESSKAAKIALFTITILGTSMVMGDGTLTPAISVLSAVSGIREKAPNLTQSEVVWISVAILFLLFSVQRFGTDKVGYSFAPIISVWFIFIAGIGAYNLAAHDVTVLRAFNPKYIVDYFGRNGKEAWVSLGGVVLCITGTEAMFADLGHFNIRAIQLSFTFILFPSVALCYMGQASYLRKFPQDVGDTFYKSIPAAMFWPTFIVAIMAAIIASQAMLSGAFAILSKALSLGCFPRVKVVHTSKKYSGQVYIPEVNFLIGAASIIVTLAFQTTTNIGNAYGICVVTVFSITTHLMTVVMLLIWKKNIAFVVGFYIIFGLAEFLYLSSILSKFVEGGYLPFCFSLVLMALMATWHYVYVKRYWYELDRVVPAAELTALLARRNVQRVPGVGLLYSELVQGIPPVFPCLVDKIPSVHAVFVFMSIKNLPIPRVALPERFIFRRVGPAEHRMFRCVARYGYTDQIEGTKEFSAFLIEGLKLFVHDEAAFSCPHTDNGGDNNNNNDDNDARRLEQAVVAEEEKRFIDAEVERGVVYLMGEAEVAAAPGSSGLKRIVVNYVYTFLRKNLSESHKALSIPKDQLLKVGITYEI from the exons ATGTCAGTCCAAGCCGAGGGCGCGGCAGGCGCGGAGAGGATAGCGCCCCGCGACTCGCTCTACGGGGACGCGGAGAAGGTCTCCGACGACAAGCACCACGGCTTCGCG GCGGGCTGGTGGCAGACGCTGCAGCTGGCGTTCCAGAGCATCGGCGTGGTGTACGGCGACGTGGGGACGTCGCCGCTGTACGTGTACTCGAGCACCTTCCCGGGCGGCATCCGGCACCCGGACGACCTCCTCGGCGTCCTATCCCTCATCCTCTACACCCTCGTCCTCCTGCCCATGCTCAAGTACGTCTTCATCGTCCTCTACGCCAACGACAACGGCGACG GAGGAACGTTCGCCCTCTACTCGCTGATCTCCCGGTACGCCAAGATACGGATGATCCCGAACCAGCAGGCCGAGGACGCGTCCGTGTCCAACTACAGCATGGAGGAGCCCAACTCCCAGATGAGGAGGGCGCAGTGGGTGAAGCACAGGCTCGAGTCCAGCAAAGCCGCAAAGATCGCGctcttcaccatcaccatcctcGGCACCTCCATGGTCATGGGCGACGGCACCCTCACACCCGCAATCTCTG TACTCTCTGCGGTGAGCGGGATCAGGGAGAAAGCGCCCAACTTGACGCAAT CGGAAGTGGTGTGGATCTCGGTGGCCATCCTGTTCCTGCTCTTCTCGGTGCAGCGCTTTGGGACGGACAAGGTCGGCTACTCCTTCGCGCCGATCATCTCGGTGTGGTTCATCTTCATCGCCGGTATCGGGGCGTACAACCTCGCTGCCCACGACGTCACCGTCCTCAGGGCCTTCAACCCCAAGTACATAGTAGACTACTTCGGGAGGAACGGCAAGGAGGCATGGGTCTCGCTCGGGGGCGTCGTCCTCTGCATCACAGGCACGGAGGCCATGTTCGCGGACCTTGGCCATTTCAACATCAGGGCCATTCAG CTGAGCTTCACCTTCATCCTCTTCCCCTCCGTCGCACTGTGCTACATGGGTCAGGCATCCTACCTGCGCAAATTCCCACAAGACGTCGGCGACACCTTCTACAAATCTATCCCAG CGGCGATGTTTTGGCCGACGTTCATCGTGGCAATCATGGCGGCCATCATCGCGAGCCAGGCCATGCTGTCCGGCGCGTTCGCCATCCTGTCCAAGGCGCTCTCCCTGGGCTGCTTCCCGAGGGTAAAGGTGGTGCACACCTCCAAGAAGTACTCGGGGCAGGTGTACATCCCGGAGGTGAACTTCCTCATCGGCGCCGCCAGCATCATCGTCACCCTCGCCTTCCAGACCACCACCAACATCGGCAACGCCTACGGGATATGCGTCGTGACGGTCTTCTCCATCACGACGCACCTCATGACGGTGGTGATGCTGCTCATCTGGAAGAAGAACATCGCCTTCGTcgtgggcttctacatcatcttCGGGCTCGCCGAGTTCCTCTACCTGTCGTCCATCCTCTCCAAATTTGTCGAGGGAGGGTACCTTCCCTTCTGCTTCTCCCTGGTGCTCATGGCGCTCATGGCCACATGGCACTACGTCTACGTCAAGCGCTACTGGTACGAGCTCGACCGGGTGGTGCCAGCGGCCGAGCTCACGGCGCTCTTGGCCCGCCGCAACGTGCAGCGGGTGCCCGGCGTGGGCCTTCTCTACTCGGAGCTTGTCCAGGGCATCCCTCCCGTTTTCCCATGCCTGGTTGACAAAATCCCATCGGTGCATGCAGTCTTCGTCTTCATGTCCATCAAGAACCTCCCCATCCCACGGGTGGCGCTGCCCGAGCGCTTCATCTTCCGTAGGGTCGGCCCCGCCGAGCACCGCATGTTCCGCTGCGTGGCGCGGTACGGTTACACTGATCAGATCGAGGGCACCAAGGAGTTCTCGGCGTTCCTCATCGAGGGCCTCAAGTTGTTCGTCCACGATGAGGCGGCCTTCTCCTGCCCGCACACCGACAATGGCGgcgataacaacaacaacaacgacgacaacgaTGCTCGGCGGTTAGAGCAGGCGGTGGTTGCAGAGGAGGAGAAGCGGTTCATCGACGCGGAGGTGGAGCGTGGGGTGGTGTACCTGATGGGCGAGGCGGAGGTGGCGGCAGCGCCGGGGTCGTCGGGGTTGAAGAGGATCGTGGTCAACTACGTGTACACCTTCTTGAGGAAGAACCTCAGCGAGAGCCACAAAGCGCTCTCCATCCCCAAGGACCAGCTGCTCAAGGTCGGGATCACCTATGAGATATAG